A portion of the Polaribacter cellanae genome contains these proteins:
- a CDS encoding riboflavin synthase subunit beta, whose translation MGFLKRTNKKFDYQPRYYKGEGNPFKIEHKLDQFRKTAGKNKGIKGKFNDAFDDLKNSDKSVNKTLLIIIAVLVLIFLYIIDFDLSIFTRN comes from the coding sequence ATGGGATTTTTAAAACGTACAAACAAAAAATTTGATTATCAACCTCGTTATTATAAAGGAGAAGGAAACCCTTTTAAAATCGAGCACAAACTAGATCAGTTTAGAAAAACTGCAGGAAAAAATAAAGGAATTAAAGGCAAGTTTAACGACGCTTTCGACGATTTAAAAAATTCGGACAAAAGTGTAAACAAAACACTTTTAATAATTATTGCTGTTTTAGTACTAATTTTTTTATACATCATCGATTTCGATTTATCCATATTTACTAGAAATTAA